Proteins encoded within one genomic window of Deltaproteobacteria bacterium:
- a CDS encoding sigma-54-dependent Fis family transcriptional regulator: MSSPAASILVIDDERGIRSLCRDVLGRAGYRVDLAETGADGVARARGGRYDLILSDIRLPDVDGLQVLEQVRAAHPDQTVILITAYPSVDTAVRGMKLGARDYIAKPFTPDELRMVVARALDEDALRRENARLRDELAYRNLIGASPAMVALRDTIDKVSRADASVLITGESGVGKEVVARAIHYRGTRAAGPFVAVNCGALVDNLLESELFGHVRGAFTGADRPKRGLFVAADGGTLFLDEIAELPLPLQPKLLRALQEGEIKPVGGVDPVRVDVRVVAATNRDLGEAVRDGAFREDLFYRLNVIAINVPPLRERVEDIPLLVDAFIDRVAERAGGARVAVTDAAMRWLQSQPWPGNVRELENAIERAVVLASGPVLDVADFDQGAPAAGAPRAGAAGLPADELISLAALERLHIERVLAACGGQKTKAAAILGINRTTLWKKLRAYGME, encoded by the coding sequence ACCGCGTGGACCTGGCCGAGACAGGCGCCGACGGGGTTGCGCGCGCGCGCGGCGGCCGGTACGACCTGATCCTGTCGGACATCCGCCTCCCCGACGTCGACGGCCTGCAGGTGCTCGAACAGGTCCGAGCCGCCCACCCGGACCAGACGGTCATCCTCATCACGGCCTACCCGTCGGTCGACACCGCGGTCCGGGGCATGAAGCTCGGCGCGCGCGACTACATCGCCAAGCCGTTTACGCCCGACGAGCTGCGCATGGTCGTCGCGCGCGCCCTCGACGAAGACGCGCTCCGCCGCGAGAACGCGCGGCTGCGGGACGAACTCGCCTACCGCAACCTGATCGGCGCGTCACCCGCGATGGTCGCGTTGCGCGACACGATCGATAAGGTGTCGCGCGCCGACGCGAGCGTCCTGATCACCGGCGAAAGCGGCGTCGGCAAGGAGGTCGTCGCGCGCGCGATTCACTATCGCGGCACCCGCGCGGCCGGACCGTTCGTCGCCGTCAACTGTGGCGCCCTGGTGGACAACCTGCTCGAGAGCGAGCTGTTCGGCCACGTCCGCGGCGCGTTTACCGGAGCCGACCGGCCCAAACGCGGCCTGTTCGTCGCCGCCGACGGCGGTACCCTGTTTCTCGACGAGATCGCCGAGCTGCCGCTTCCGTTGCAACCGAAACTGTTGCGCGCGCTGCAGGAGGGGGAGATCAAGCCGGTCGGCGGCGTCGACCCGGTCCGCGTTGACGTGCGCGTCGTCGCGGCGACCAACCGCGACCTGGGCGAGGCGGTCCGCGATGGCGCGTTTCGCGAGGACCTGTTTTACCGGCTCAACGTCATCGCGATCAACGTGCCGCCGCTGCGCGAGCGCGTCGAGGATATCCCGCTGCTGGTCGACGCGTTCATCGACCGGGTCGCCGAGCGCGCGGGCGGTGCGCGCGTCGCGGTGACCGACGCCGCGATGCGATGGCTGCAGAGCCAGCCGTGGCCCGGCAACGTCCGCGAGCTGGAAAATGCGATCGAGCGGGCGGTCGTGCTCGCGTCGGGTCCGGTGCTGGACGTCGCCGACTTCGACCAGGGCGCGCCGGCGGCCGGCGCGCCCCGCGCCGGCGCGGCCGGTTTGCCCGCCGACGAGCTGATCTCCCTGGCCGCGCTCGAACGCCTGCACATCGAGCGCGTGCTCGCGGCCTGCGGGGGCCAGAAGACCAAGGCCGCCGCCATCCTCGGCATCAACCGCACCACCCTGTGGAAGAAGCTGCGCGCCTACGGAATGGAATGA